The nucleotide window AAAGCGGTGCCGCCGGTCGTCCATGCGGAAGTACAGTGAATCGCGATCCGCTTCCGGCGATGCGCCGATTTGCAGACCCAGCACTTCGGGCCCGTAGGTGCGCCACTCGTCCATGTTGGCCGTCTCGAAGCCGAGATAGCCGATGCCGATAATATCCACGACGTCTCCTGAAATAGTGATCTGTCAGGCATGCCTGGCGCTGTTACAGCGCGAGCATGCCGCCGTCCACGACGATGTCGGTGCCGGTGATGTACGAGGCCTCGTCCGATGCGACGAACAGCGCCGTGGCGACGATTTCCTCCGCTTCTCCCGCGCGTTCCATCGGAATGCCGGCGAGCAGCATGGAACGCGTGGCCGGGTTATCGAGGAACGGTTGGGTGCCAGGCGTCACGACTACGCCCGGGCTGATGCTCACGGCGCGAATCCGCTGCTTGACGCCTTCCACCGCGAGTTGCCGCGTCAGAGCGATCACGCCGGCCTTCGCCGCCGAATGCGCACCAATGCCGGTCGCGGCCGACGCACCCCAAGCCGCCACCGACGAGATATTGACGATCACGCCGCCCTGCACCGCGAGATGACGCCAGGCAAAGCGCGTCGGATAGAACACGATGTCCAGTTCATTGCGCAGCGTGTAGCGCCAGTCGTCCACCGACATCTCACTGATCGGACCGAAGCGCGCCGCCGATGCGTTGTTGTACAGAATGTCGATGCGGCCATAAGTGGCGACCGCGTCTTCAATCCATGCCTGCGCTGCCTGCGGATCGCCCAGATCGACGCTGCCCGTGCCTGCCATATCGAGGCCTTGGCCGCGCAGCAAGGCGATCGTTTCCTGCTGCGCCCCTGCGTTCAGATCGCAACCGAACACCTTGGCGCCTTCGCGCGCAAAGCGCAGCGCGGCCGCTCTGCCCTGACCGCCGCCGGTCCCGCTGATCAGCGCCACCTTTCCTTCTAGCCGTCCCATATGATCGGTCTCCCGTCGGCTCAGGCCGCAACTGCTTCGACGCTCAACGCTTCAGCGGGACAGGCGGCTGCACCTTCGCGCGCGTCTGCCTCGAGTTCGGCGGGAATCGTTTCCGCGTCCAGATAAACGAGACCGTTCTCGTCGAGTTTGTAGACCTGCGGGCACAGCTGCGCGCACAGTCCATAACCGCAGCAGCGGCTCCGATCCGCGCTCACGCGCAGCACCACTGATGCATTGAGTTCCGAATTCATGTCTCCTCCTTTGAGCGCGTGGCCATGCATGACCATTGGCTGGAAATTATATGCACAGATTATGCAAATATGTTTATTTTATGGTCCGGGTTGACCCTGGCTGCGCGTCTTCACGGAAAGGTTTGGTCGCGGGCGCAGGCATCATCGACTGTGCGTCTTTGATCGGGTAAGCCACTATGAACAAAGGCTTTGCGCCGGGACTATTCTGGCTACAGAATATAATCCCTGCCTGTAGAACGATTTCGGAACACTGCGAACACCCTTTGGCGCCGCGTTTCTTACGGGCGAGGACAGAAAATGAACGGCACATGCCAGTGCCCGGACGGCAACCAAGAGACCGCCACCCATGACGACGAAGAAGAACATTGCTGCAAGCGAGTCGATAGGAACCCGAGCGAGCGTGGCGCGCCGCTCTGCTGATCAAGCGCTGAAGAGCCGTGGCGCAACCAGCGCGGTGACGGTGAAGCCTGTTGCGAATGCCATCCGTATCCTGCGTTATCTCACGCACACAGGTGCGCCGGAGCGAGCCGCTGACATTGCGCGGCACCTGTCGATCAATCCGAGCACCTGCTTCAACATTCTGCGCACACTCGTTGCTGAGGACGTGGTCGATTTCAATGGCCTGTCGAAGACGTATTCGGCCGGCCTCGGCTTGGCGCGGCTGGTGGAGCAACTGGTCACGCAGGGGCAGCGGCTGCAACTAGCTGCGCCGCTGATGCAGGATCTTGCCGCGGAGTTCGGCGTCACCGTGACCTTGTGGCGCCGGCTCGGCGCGGACCGGATCGTGCTGGTGAGTTCGGAGGCGAGTCCGACGGATTTGCACATCGATATGCCGGCTGGGCAGCGGCTGCCGATTTTGATGGGCGCCAGTGGACGCCTGTTCGCCGCGCGCCTCGGCCTCACCGACGAACAGTTGCGCGAAGAATTCGAACAGCTGCGTTGGGCGCGGCCCATTTCGCTCGACGCCTACGTGCGCGAAGTGAATCGAGCGCGGCGGCGTGGCTGGGCTAGTGATGACGGATACTTTGCCACGGGCGTAATGGCGATTGCGGCGGCTGTCTGCGACAAGAGCGATAACATCGCGTTTACGGTCTCTACGGTCATGATTCGAGGCGACCGCGCGGAGGCGCAAGTCGATGCGCTCGGCGAGGCCGTGCGCGACCTGGCTCACCGGCTGGAGTCAGTGCTCTTCTGATTTTTTCTTCTCATTCGGGCGCGGTGGTTGTGCGCCCGGAGTCTTGGCATTCGCTCAAGGCATCAGCATTCTCTCTCGAAGTATCCATCCGCATGGCTCGCAAAATCCCCGCGCCCCTCTCCCTGTAAACCCTAAAAACGCCCCATCGCAGGCGGTTAAGTGAACATTATCGTTGATTGTGTTCAACTTGTTATCTACTATCTCCGTATCAACTTGCTCCAAACCCGGCTCGCCGAATCGCAGGTGAGCCCTTCACTACGGGGACCCCCGATGAAACTGGAAGACCTCATTCTCGTCAGCGTAGACGATCACGCGATCGAGCCGCCCAACGCTTTCGCACGTCACATGCCCGCCAAATACAAGGGCCGCGAACCGAAAGTCGTGCAACGCAGCGGCCGCGATGTTTGGGAATTCGAAGAAAAAGCCACCGGCTACATGGGCTTGAATTCGGTGGTGGGCCGACCGAAAGAAGAGTACGGCATGGAACCGCTCGGCTACGAGCATATGCGCCGGGGCACCTGGGACATTAAAGCGCGCGTGGACGACATGAACGCCAACGGTGTGCTCGGTTCGCTCTGCTTCCCGACTTTCCCCGGTTTCGCCGGGCAGCGCTTCCAGAGCTACGAGGATCGCGGCGTGTCGCTTGCAGCGATCCAGGCTTATAACGACTGGCATCTGCACGATTGGTGCAACGCGGCACCGGGCCGCTTCATGCCGTTGATGATCACGCCGTGGTGGGACCCGCAAGCGGCCGCGGCCGAGATCGAGCGGATGGCCAAACAAGGTGTGCACGCCCTGTCGCTCTCGGACAACCCTTCGCTGCACGGCTACCCGTCGATCCATAACGATCACTGGGATCCGGTCTACAAAGCCTGCGCGGACAACAACGTCGTGATCTGCTGCCATATCGGCACCGGCGCGAAAGCCGACCACGCTTCCGACGAATCGCCGATCGACGCGTGGATCACCTCCATGCCGATCTCGATCGCCAATTCAGCCGCAGACTGGATCTGGGGGCCGATGTGGAAGAAATACCCGACGCTGCGCATGGCACTCTCGGAAGGCGGCATCGGCTGGATTCCGTATCTCCTCGAACGCGCGGACTTCACGCACCGTCACCATCACGCGTGGACCATGTCGAACTTCGGCGGCAAGATGCCGAGCGATATCTTCAACGAGCACATCATCACCTGCTTCATCGAAGATCAGTTCGGCTTGAAGAATCTCGATTCGATCAATCTCGACAAGGTCACCTGGGAATGCGACTACCCGCACTCCGACTGCACGTGGCCGAATTCCGCCGACGTGTTCTGGGAACAGGCACAAGCGCAAAACGTGTCCGATGAAGTGATCAACAAGATCACTCACCTGAATGCGATGCGCGAGTTTTCCTACGACCCGTTCCCGATCCTCGGCCGCGAGAACTGCACGGTCGGTGCGCTGCGCGCCAAAGCGAAGCACGTGAGCATCGAACCCGCGCTCGGCATGGGCGGCGCGGCGCCGGTGCGCGATCCGAACAAACCGGTGACGTCCGGCGACATCAACCGGATGTTCGCCGCAGCCGACGCACAGGCCGCGTTGTAAAGCGGTCCACTCACGCCGTGGCAGCCCATCGCCGCGGCGTCGGCAACACAGACCGGGCCGCGCTGCACGTATCGGCTTCGTGGACCAGGCGCGCTACGCGGCCGGTGCGGCTTGCGTAATGCGCTCGACATCCACGGCCATGATCGGCGCAGCCCGGTGCCCGCTCCTTCGCGTCCCATCCGAACTATGTCCGCTACCGCATTTCGCTATCACCGCATTCCCATCGACGCCGAGCCGCTGCGCGAGCAGGTGCGCGCGTTCCTCGCCGAGACTTTGAAAACGCGCTCGCCGCTCAAGCGTGCCGAATCGTGGATGGGCGCCGATCCCGCTTTCAGCCGCGAACTCGGCCGGCGCGGCTGGCTCGGCATGGCGCTGCCCAAACGCTATGGCGGCAGCGAGGCCGGCCCGTTTGCGCGCTATGTCGTGATCGAAGAACTGCTCGCGGCGGGCGCGCCCGTCTCCGCGCACTGGATCGCCGATCGCCAGAGCGGTCCGCTGCTTCTGCGCTACGGCACCGAAGCGCAGCGCGAGCGCTATCTGCCGGCGATCTGCCGCGGCGAAAGCTATTTCTGCATCGGCATGAGCGAACCCAATTCCGGTTCGGACCTCGCGTCGATCCGCACGCGCGCCGAGCGCAAAGGTGACGGCTGGGTGCTCAATGGCCACAAACTGTGGACCACCAACGCGCATTACTCGCACTACATGATCGCGCTCGTGCGCACCGGCGACAAATCCAGCGCGCGGCATGAGGGCATGTCGCAATTCATCATCGACCTGAAAGCGCCGGGCGTCACGATCCGCCCGATTCGTGATCTGGCCGGCGGCGAGCATTTCAACGAAGTGTTCTTCGATGACGTGCAACTGGGCGCCGACGCGCTGGTCGGCACCGAAGGCCAGGGTTGGAACCAGGTCACCGCCGAACTCGCCTTCGAACGCAGCGGCCCCGAGCGCTTTCTCAGCAGCATCGCGTTGCTGCATACGCTGATCGATGCGATCGGCCGTCGGCCCGACGCCCTGCAGGCACGCGAAATTGGCCGTCTGACAGCGCGGCTCTTCACGTTGCGGCAGATGTCGCTCTCGGTCACGGCGGAACTGGCGGCCGGACAAAACCCCGCGTGGGCTGCATCGTGCGTCAAGGATCTCGGCACGACTTTCGAGCAGGAGATTCCCGAAGTCGCGCAACTGCTGCTCGATACGTTGCCCAGCACCGGCGGCGGCAGCGACCACGCGCAAGTACTCGCCTACCTGATGCAGATGGCGCCCTCCTTTTCCCTGCGCGGCGGCACGCGCGAAATACTGCGCGGCATCATCGCCCGCGGACTTGGACTGCGGTAAAACGCCATGAGAGAAATTTTCGAATCCACCATCGAGCGACTGCTCGGTGACATCGTCACGCCCGACGTGCTGCGCGATAGTGAAGCAGGCGCCTGGCCGGCGTCGTTATGGCGTGCCATCGAAGAATCCGGTTTTGCCGTCGCGGCCGCTTCTGAGGCACAAGGCGGGGCCGGCGCGAGCTGGGCCGATCTATTCGTCGTGGCGCGCGCGGCAGGCCGTCACAACCTGCCCTTGCCCCTCGCCGAAACCCTGCTGGCCAATGCGCTGCTCGGCGAATGCGGGCTCGAAGCGATCAATGCGCCGCTCGGCATCGCGGGTGGCGGATCGGTGACGCTGCAACAGGGACGCGTGAGCGGCACGCTGCAGGACGTGCCTTGGGGCCGTCACGTGGGCCACGTGGTCGCCATCACCGCGGGCAAGGAGCCGACCCTCGTGCTGCTCGACACGGCCGACGCACAGGCGACATTGCGCCTGAATACCGCGGGTGAACCGCGCGACGACCTGCGTTTCGAGCGCGCCGCCTGCGTGAGCTGCGTGCCCTTGCCGGCCGATCTGCAAGCCGACGCGCTGCAACTGGGCGCAGCGATGCTGCGCAGCGCGCAGATTGCGGGCGCCTTGCAGGCAGTGCTCGACCTGACGATTCTCTACGCCACCGAACGCGTGCAGTTCGGCAAGCCGATCGGCGCGTTCCAGGCGCTGCAGCAGCAGATCGCGGTGCTCTCCGAGCATGCGGCTGCCTCGGCGGTGGCTGCGGAATGCGCATTCAGCGCATCGCTCGACGGCGCCGGTGGCTTCGCCGCGCTGCCGATCGCCGCAGCCAAAGTGTGCAGCGCCGAGGCGGCGAGTTTCGCAGCGGCCGTGGCGCACACCGTGCATGGCGCGATCGGCTTCACCCATGAACATGCGCTGCATCACTCGACACGGCGGCTGTGGTCGTGGCGCAGCGAATTCGGCAACGCGACCGTGTGGGCGCAACGGCTGGGCGCAGCCGTGTGTGCGGCCGGCTCGGCGGGATTATGGCCGGCGCTGACCTCGGGACGCCTCGCATCACTCGATCGGCCCGTCACGGCAACGCCGCTGCAAGGAGTCGCGGCATGAGCGACACCTTTCTCAATGTCGAACGCGACGGCGCCGTCCTGACCGTGTGGCTGAACCGTCCTGAAACGCGCAATGCACTGTCTGAACCCGCGCAAATGGATGAACTGGTCGATCTGTGCCGGCAGGTGCGCCGCGACCGCACGATCAAGGCACTTGTACTGACCGGTGCCGGCAGCGCGTTTTGCGCCGGCGGCAACGTGAAAGACATGCGCGAGCGCGGCGGCATCTTCGCCGGTTCGCCGCACGAGGTGCGCGATAGCTACCGCGATACGATCCAGCGCATTCCACTCGCACTGTATGAGCTCGACGTGCCGGTGATCGCCGCCGTCAACGGTCCCGCGATCGGCGCGGGGCTGGATCTCGCGTGTATGTGCGACATCCGCATCGCGTCGGAGAAAGCGCTGTTCGCCGAGAGTTTCGTGAAAGTCGGCATCGTGCCGGGTGACGGCGGCGCATGGCTGCTACCGCGCGTGATCGGCATGCAGCGCGCAAGCGTGATGTCGTTCACCGGCGACACGATCGACGCAAACAGAGCGCTCGAATGGGGCCTGGTGGCCGAAGTGGTCGCCGCTGACGATCTGCTCGCGGATTCCCAGGCGATGGCGCGGCGCATCGCCGCCAATCCGTCGCACGCACTGCGCCTGACCAAACGGCTCCTGCGCGAGGGCCAGCATATGCGGCTCGATTCTTTGCTGGAGTTATCCGCCGCGTATCAGGCGCTTGCGCATCACACCGACGATCATCTGGAAGCAGTCAACGCGTTTCTCGACAAACGGCCGCCGCGCTATACGGACAGATGATCGAACGCATCGAGATGAGTCACGCGCATTAGACCCATCCACTCCACCAACACGCAGAGCGAAAATCGCAGGACATGACCATGCGGACCGTTTTCAGGGAAGACCACGAATTATTTCGCGAGCAGGCGCGGCGCTTTATCGAAACCGAGATCGTGCCGAATCTGCACGCGTGGGAACACGCCGGCATCGTGCCGAAATCGCTGTGGCGCAAAGCGGGGGAAATCGGACTGCTGTGCTCGACCGTACCCGAGGAGTACGGCGGCAGCGGCGGCGACTTCGGTCATTCCGCGGTGATGATCGAGGAACTGGCGCGCGTCAATGCCACTGCCATCGGTTTTACCACGCACTCGGAGATCGTCGCGCCCTACCTCGTCGCGTATGGCAGCGAAGAGCAGAAACAGCGCTGGCTGCCGCGCATGGCGAGCGGCGAACTGATCGGCGTGATCGCGATGAGCGAGCCGGGCATCGGCAGCGATCTACGTTCGATGCGCACCGGCGCGCGGCGCGAAGGCGATCAGTACGTGATCAACGGGCAGAAGACGTTCATCACCAACGGCGGCAACGCCGGCCTGATCGTGACCGCCACCAAGCTCGACCCGCAATCACGCGATCTCACGCTGATCTGCGTCGAAGAAGACACCGAAGGTTTTTCCAAGGGCAAGCTGCTGGAGAAGATCGGACTGAAAGGACAGGACACGTCCGAGCTTTTCTTCGACAACGTGCGCGTGCCGGCCAGCAACCGGCTCGGTGAAGAAAACCAGGGCTTTGGCTATCTGACGCATCAGCTCGCGTGGGAGCGCACCATCATCGGGATTCGCGCGGCTGCCTCGATCGACGCGTTGCTCGACGAGACCGTTCAATACACCCGCGACCGGCGCGTCTTCGGCAAACCCGTGTTCGACTTTCAGAACACACGTTTCAAGCTGGCCGAGGTCAAGGCGCAAGCCACCATGCTGCGCGCCTTCGTCGACGACTGTCTGGGCAAGGCGATGCGCGGCGAGTTGACCGCCGAAGTCGGCGCGATGTGCAAACTGGTCGGCTCGGAATTGCAAGGCAGGCTGCTCGACGAACTGCTGCAACTGCACGGCGGCTACGGCTATATGAGCGAGTACAAGATCGGCAAGGCCTGGGTCGATGCGCGAGTCGCGCGCATCTACGGTGGCACCTCGGAAATCATGAAAGAAATCATCAGCCGGTCGCTGTAGGGCTGCTATTCGCTGGCGGCCCCGCCCGATTCGAAAACCGGCGCTTCAACAACGCTATCAGGAGACAGCCATGCCCAAACTCTCATACATCACACACGACGGCGCGCGTACCGACGTAGACGCAGCCGTCGGCGCGACGGTGATGCAGAGCGCGCTCGAACGAAACATCGCCGGAATCAGCGGTGACTGCGGCGGCGCATGCCAATGCTGCACGTGCCACGTATTTGTCGAGGAAGCGTGGCACGACAGATTGCCGCCCATCGACGATATGGAAGACGCCATGCTCGACAGCACGGCCGAACCGCGCCGGGCCAATAGCCGACTGTCGTGCATGCTGACCATGAATGCGGAACTCGACGGCCTTGTCGTGCACCTGCCCGCTTCGCAAATCTAAGCGAATGTTTTTGTGGCAGTAAGCAAGGCGACCTACGACAGGTCGCCTTTTTTACGCGTCAACGCTTTTTCCCGTCAATCCCAGATCACGTGCAACGCGTGCGGTCCGCGCAACTGAGCACCAACGATCCGCGGCTTCGGCCTATCCGGATCGAGCCGCAGGTTCGGCAGCAAGTCAAGGATGGTATTCACCGCCACCGAGAGTTCCACCTTGGCGATGAACTGGCCGATGCACATGTGCGGACCAAAACCGAAGCCGAACGACGGTTTGAGCTTGCGGTCGATATCAAAGCTCTCGCTGTTCTCGAACACCTCTTCGTCGCGATTCGCGGACGACACGATACATTGCACCATCGCGCCCTTCGGAATGCTGAAGCCGCCGATCTCGGTGTCCTGCGCCGCCTGACGCACCTTGAACGTCGCCACCGGTTCGAAACGCACCGCTTCGTCGATTGCCTTGGGCACGAGGCTGCGATCCGCTCGCACCCGTTCGAGCAGTTCGGGCCGCTCCAGCAACGCCACCATCAGCGAGCCGAAAGTGCGCGTGGTGGTCTCACCCGCCGCCGGCAGCAACGAGCGCACGAAGGTCGTCACCTCGTGATCGTCCAGATGACGGCCCTCGTATTCCGCGCGAATCAGCCGGCAAATCAGATCGTCGCCTTGTGCGCCGTTCTTGCGCACCTCGGTCACTTCGAGCTTCACCGCATCGTAGAGCGCCTGGGCGGCCTCCATCGCCGCTTTGCGGGCCTGAGCGGCTTTTTCCGCATCGACTTGCGGGCCTGCCAGGATCGCCAGCGCCCACGCGGCGTATTGCTCGATCTGCTCAGGGCGGTTGTCCGGAAAGCCGATCAGCGAATAGATCAAACGGATCGGAAAATGCAGACCGAAATCCATCAGATCAGCGCGGCGCTTCGGCACCATCGGCTCGATATATTCGTTGCGTACGATCGGCGCCATCTTCGTTTCGCGCCAGCGGTTCACCACGTCGGGCATGAACACCGGCTGCAACAGTGAGCGAGTGCGGCGATGCGCTTCGCCGTCCATGCCGGTCAGGATCAGGCCGTCGAAGAATGCGCCGAGCCCTTCGGCGATGAAGCCGCTGGTGAAATTGGTGGCATCGCGCAATACCGACATCACGTCCTTGTACTTGAACAGCGTAAACGTGGGCCGCTTTGCATCGAGACCGGCGATGTTCGGCACGCCCAGGCGTGCCATGAAGTCTTCCGCAATCACCGGCGAATTGCGACGCATGTCGCGATAAATCGCATGCAGGTCGACGTCGCTGCCTTTGTAGTTGTCCGCGACGCCCGCGAAGGCGCTCTCGAGCGAAGTTGCTGCGGCGGGTGTGCTCATGCCTGTCTCCATTGTTGATATTCGGCGCGCTGTCTCAGGGATCAGCCCGATAACCGTTTGACCCACGGTCAGCGCATTATATTGAACAGATTTGCAGATTGTGATCCACTTAAGGCATGGAGGCAAGACAAAAGGCGCGCGCTGCGATCGACGCAAACGCCGATGCACTCTGACAACAAAACAGGACGGAGACACATGGCAACAGAAGTGACTTACGACGCGTTGATCGTCGGTGGCGGCCACAATGGACTGTCCGCGGGCTGCTATCTCGCCGAGGCCGGCAAGAAGGTGCTGGTGCTCGAAGCACTCGACAAGGTGGGCGGCATGGCTTCGTCAGGTTATCTGCTGGACGGCGCGCCGCAGCACATGGTCCACCCGTGTGCGCTCGACATGATGTCGATGCGCGTGCACCCGCGCGTGCCGGCAGAACTTCAGTTAGAGCGGCACGGCTTTCGCCAGATCGAACTGACGCCCGGCTACGTGTATCTGCATCCGGATGGCACTTCACTGGTGTTCTGGCGCGATCCCGAGAAGACCGCCGCCGAGATTCGCCGCTACAGTCCGAAAGACGCCGACGCGTTTCTTGCCTTCATCAAGGTCGTGTTCGCGTTCATCGACATGGCGATTCCGATGATGCGAGTGGACCCGGCCGATAAAAACCTGGGAGCCAAATTCGAGGCCTTCAAGGCGGCGCTGCGCAACCGCAAGCTGAAACCCGAACTCATGGCGCTGCTCACAGGTTCCGCCTATCAGGCCGCGCAGGAACATTTCGAGCATCCGGTCACGATCTCCGCCATGTGCTGCCTGACAGGCCTCGCCGGTCCGATCACGGCTGACGGTAGCGGCATCTATTACGCGCTGCTCGGCTTTTTGCACCGCTTCGGCGTGGGCCGCGTGGTGGGCGGCATGCAGACCTTGTCCAATGCGATGGCTGCGCGTCTACGGGAACTGGGCGGCGAAGTGATGACCTCGGCGAGCGTCGCGGAGATCATCGCGGACGAATACGCAGCGCGTGGCGTACGTCTCGCCGACGGCCGGACGTTCTATGCGCATGCCGTCATCGCGAGCTGCCATCCGAAGGTCGCGCTCGAACTGGTGACGGCCGGCCGCGTCGAAAAACGCCTGTTGACGCGCATGGCGCATGCGCCGGCTAACGCGCACGGCGCGTCGCCACTGAAGGTCGACATGGCCCTGCGCGGCCAGATCTCACTCAAGCGTTTCGAGGCGAAGCGTGGCGACGGTCTTGATCTGCGCAAGACGTGTTTGCTGATCGGCACCACGGAGGCCGTTCTGGAAAACTTCCGGGCTTCGGCGCGCGGCGAGGTGCCCACTTTGCCCTATCTGACGATCACGGCGCCGAGCGCAGTCGATCCGTCCCAAGCGCCTGCCGGACAGGACACGGTGTACCTTTACCCGCCCGCCATGCCGACCCAGCCGCGCGAGGGCTGGGATGCGATTCGCGAGCGCGTCACGCAACAGGTAATCGACCAGGCGAGCGAGTATGTGGACGGTCTCAAAGAGTTCGAGATTGCGCGGCGCGTGGAAGCCGCCCCGGACTTCACGCAACGTCTGAACACGGTCAACGGCTGCGTGGTGCATATCGACACCAGCACGATGCGCTCGAACAAGTTCCGGCCCGCTTATGGATTGGGCGGCGCCACGTTGCCCGTGCGCGGCTTGTACTTCGGCGGAGCGGGCATTCATCCGGGCGGTGGTGTGAACGGCATGCCGGGCCGCATCGCCGCGCAACGCGTGCAGCGCTATCTCGGCCAGGCCACGCGCCGCGGCACGACACAATCAGGTTTCGTGACGGCCATTCTCGCGGCGTGGGGTGTCTGCTAGCGCCGTCAGCGCCGGCCGCTTCAACGGCGGCCGGCCATTGGCAAGCACGGTGGAGAGCACGAAGTCCACCGAGAATTCACGCCACGCCGCTGCGCCAGCGGCGGATGTCGTGTCGAAACCCGCGACTGCGGATACCGTGTAGTGATTGGTGAATCCGCCGGTAGTCAGCAGCGCGCACGCGGCGTAGAACATGCGCGCATCCACGCCGTCGCGGAACGCGCCGCTCGCCGCCCCGCGCTGCAGGATACGCTCCATCTGCGCGACCAGCTCGGGCGCCAGATCGACGAAACGATTCCGTTCGACAGGATGCGTGTTGTGCTCGTGAAAACGCAGGCTCTCCTGCGCCAATGAGCCAAGCGTGGGATCGGACCGGTATTGATCGATCCCGTGTTGCAGAAATACTCGCAGCGCTTCCACCGGCGGCAGATGATCGAGTTCGAGTGCCAGCAGATCGGCCAGCACGTCTTGCGCGGACTCGTCGAGCACGCTGGCGAACAACTGCTCCTTGCTGCTGAAGTAGTGATAGACGAGCTGCTTGGTCACCCCTGCTGCCCGCGCGATATCGTCCACACGAGCGCCCGCGAGGCCTTTTTCCGAAAACGCCAGGCGTGCCTCTTTCAGCAAACGGCTGAGCGTGGCACGTTTGCGTGAAGGCGAGGAAGGTGCCACGCACGTCGAAGGCGCGGCGGTATCGGTAAGCAGCGAAGGCATGGATAGGCGGCACACAATGCAGGGAAAACGAAGCACCGCTTATGCGGGTGATTGCGCCCTTCTCGAGCGCAATCCGCAGCGGTGCCCGGCTAATGCATTGTAGTGCTGATCGCCAGCAAAAAGCGCCTGGTTCTTACCCCGTTGGCCGTTCTCTGCTTCAGAAACTTTGCGAGAGCGGCCGCACGACGATCTCGTTGACCGCGACCTGTTCCGGCTGCGCGATCGCATAGACGATCGCGTCGGCGATCACGTCCGGCGACATAGCGCCCTCGAACAGTTTTTGCGCGCGCTCGCGGAAAGCCGGCACTGTAATGCTGTCGGTGAGTTCGCTCGCGACGAGACCTGGGCAGATCGAAGTCACG belongs to Paraburkholderia aromaticivorans and includes:
- a CDS encoding phytoene desaturase family protein, whose translation is MATEVTYDALIVGGGHNGLSAGCYLAEAGKKVLVLEALDKVGGMASSGYLLDGAPQHMVHPCALDMMSMRVHPRVPAELQLERHGFRQIELTPGYVYLHPDGTSLVFWRDPEKTAAEIRRYSPKDADAFLAFIKVVFAFIDMAIPMMRVDPADKNLGAKFEAFKAALRNRKLKPELMALLTGSAYQAAQEHFEHPVTISAMCCLTGLAGPITADGSGIYYALLGFLHRFGVGRVVGGMQTLSNAMAARLRELGGEVMTSASVAEIIADEYAARGVRLADGRTFYAHAVIASCHPKVALELVTAGRVEKRLLTRMAHAPANAHGASPLKVDMALRGQISLKRFEAKRGDGLDLRKTCLLIGTTEAVLENFRASARGEVPTLPYLTITAPSAVDPSQAPAGQDTVYLYPPAMPTQPREGWDAIRERVTQQVIDQASEYVDGLKEFEIARRVEAAPDFTQRLNTVNGCVVHIDTSTMRSNKFRPAYGLGGATLPVRGLYFGGAGIHPGGGVNGMPGRIAAQRVQRYLGQATRRGTTQSGFVTAILAAWGVC
- a CDS encoding cytochrome P450, which translates into the protein MSTPAAATSLESAFAGVADNYKGSDVDLHAIYRDMRRNSPVIAEDFMARLGVPNIAGLDAKRPTFTLFKYKDVMSVLRDATNFTSGFIAEGLGAFFDGLILTGMDGEAHRRTRSLLQPVFMPDVVNRWRETKMAPIVRNEYIEPMVPKRRADLMDFGLHFPIRLIYSLIGFPDNRPEQIEQYAAWALAILAGPQVDAEKAAQARKAAMEAAQALYDAVKLEVTEVRKNGAQGDDLICRLIRAEYEGRHLDDHEVTTFVRSLLPAAGETTTRTFGSLMVALLERPELLERVRADRSLVPKAIDEAVRFEPVATFKVRQAAQDTEIGGFSIPKGAMVQCIVSSANRDEEVFENSESFDIDRKLKPSFGFGFGPHMCIGQFIAKVELSVAVNTILDLLPNLRLDPDRPKPRIVGAQLRGPHALHVIWD
- a CDS encoding 2Fe-2S iron-sulfur cluster-binding protein; the protein is MPKLSYITHDGARTDVDAAVGATVMQSALERNIAGISGDCGGACQCCTCHVFVEEAWHDRLPPIDDMEDAMLDSTAEPRRANSRLSCMLTMNAELDGLVVHLPASQI
- a CDS encoding TetR/AcrR family transcriptional regulator; this translates as MPSLLTDTAAPSTCVAPSSPSRKRATLSRLLKEARLAFSEKGLAGARVDDIARAAGVTKQLVYHYFSSKEQLFASVLDESAQDVLADLLALELDHLPPVEALRVFLQHGIDQYRSDPTLGSLAQESLRFHEHNTHPVERNRFVDLAPELVAQMERILQRGAASGAFRDGVDARMFYAACALLTTGGFTNHYTVSAVAGFDTTSAAGAAAWREFSVDFVLSTVLANGRPPLKRPALTALADTPRRENGRHET